The following coding sequences are from one Niveibacterium umoris window:
- a CDS encoding efflux RND transporter periplasmic adaptor subunit: MNKNKILLAVLALALGFGAYKLTQPSQSAPKAGDPTISVQLAEVQLRSLPVVFETSGFVTPVSSVEVRAQLTSTIREVLVHEGDTVAAGAPLFRLDGRAETATLEKLKAQMARDTALLEDARRTLLRNVELKQRGFVSQGVVDASSSNVDALSATVAADRAAIAEAQVAVEHGYITAPQAGRVGLINVRVGSLVQPGSATALTTLTRLDPIDIAFTLPETYLAQLRRAQARGPVVVSVKDAEGRLDGQLNFIDSTVDSVAGGVRIKARFDNAKLRLWPGAQVTVGLTLDAIKDAPTAPLAAIQVSPNGQFVYAIDDQERAKALPVRIRYQDAEFAVLDGVPAGTRVVVMGGQNLRPGVRVRDSGKPAAPKAGAKQ; encoded by the coding sequence ATGAACAAGAACAAAATTCTGCTTGCGGTGCTGGCCCTCGCCTTGGGTTTCGGCGCCTACAAACTCACCCAGCCCTCGCAAAGCGCGCCAAAGGCGGGCGATCCGACCATCAGCGTGCAGCTTGCCGAAGTGCAACTCCGCTCCCTGCCGGTGGTATTCGAGACCAGTGGCTTCGTGACCCCGGTATCCAGCGTGGAAGTGCGGGCGCAATTGACCAGCACGATCCGCGAGGTGCTGGTGCATGAGGGCGACACCGTGGCGGCGGGTGCGCCGCTGTTCCGGCTCGATGGCCGTGCCGAGACCGCCACGCTCGAAAAGCTCAAGGCACAGATGGCGCGCGACACCGCGCTGCTTGAAGATGCCCGCCGCACGCTCTTGCGAAACGTCGAACTCAAGCAGCGCGGCTTTGTGTCGCAGGGCGTGGTCGATGCCAGCAGCAGCAATGTCGACGCGCTCAGTGCCACGGTCGCTGCCGATCGCGCCGCAATCGCCGAAGCACAGGTCGCGGTCGAGCACGGTTACATCACAGCCCCACAGGCAGGGCGAGTCGGCCTCATCAACGTGCGTGTCGGCAGCCTTGTGCAACCCGGTTCGGCGACGGCGCTGACGACGCTGACGCGCCTCGACCCGATCGACATCGCCTTCACGCTGCCCGAGACCTACCTCGCGCAACTGCGCCGTGCGCAGGCTCGTGGGCCGGTGGTGGTGTCGGTCAAGGATGCCGAAGGCAGACTCGACGGACAGCTCAACTTCATCGACAGCACGGTCGACAGCGTTGCCGGCGGCGTGCGGATCAAGGCGCGCTTCGACAACGCAAAGCTGCGCCTGTGGCCCGGTGCGCAGGTCACGGTCGGTCTGACGCTGGACGCGATCAAGGACGCACCGACGGCACCGCTCGCGGCGATCCAGGTGAGCCCGAACGGCCAGTTCGTCTATGCCATCGATGACCAGGAGCGTGCCAAGGCCCTACCGGTCAGGATCCGTTACCAGGATGCCGAGTTCGCGGTGCTCGACGGCGTACCGGCCGGAACACGCGTGGTCGTCATGGGCGGGCAGAACCTGCGCCCGGGCGTACGCGTCCGCGACAGCGGCAAACCCGCTGCACCGAAGGCCGGGGCGAAGCAATGA
- the icd gene encoding NADP-dependent isocitrate dehydrogenase, giving the protein MSAQSLITVPAGGQKIIPGQPTPNNPIIPFIEGDGIGVDITPVMIKVIDAAVAKAYGGEKKIHWMEVYAGEKATVKYGPDQWLPAETFQALKDYSVSIKGPMTTPVGGGIRSLNVALRQELDLYQCVRPVQYFKGVPSPLKQPELTNMVIFRENTEDIYAGIEWQAESEGAKKVIKFLTEEMGVKKIRFPETSGIGIKPVSKQGTERLVRAALQYVIDNDRKSLTIVHKGNIMKFTEGGFRDWAYALAKNEFGAVEIDGGPWCKFTNPKTGREVIVKDAIADAFLQQILLRPAEYDTIATLNLNGDYISDALAAQVGGIGIAPGANISDKYACFEATHGTAPKYAGKDKVNPGSLILSAEMMLRHLGWKEAADLVIKGMEGAIAAKTVTYDFARLMDGATEVSCSAFGDAMIAQM; this is encoded by the coding sequence ATGAGCGCCCAGTCTTTGATCACGGTCCCGGCCGGCGGCCAGAAAATCATTCCCGGTCAGCCGACTCCCAACAACCCGATCATTCCGTTCATCGAGGGGGACGGCATCGGCGTCGATATCACGCCGGTCATGATCAAGGTGATCGACGCCGCTGTGGCCAAGGCCTACGGTGGCGAGAAGAAGATCCACTGGATGGAGGTGTACGCCGGTGAGAAGGCGACCGTGAAGTACGGTCCGGATCAGTGGCTGCCCGCTGAAACCTTCCAGGCGCTGAAGGACTACTCGGTTTCGATCAAGGGCCCGATGACCACGCCGGTCGGCGGCGGCATCCGTTCGCTGAACGTGGCGCTGCGTCAGGAACTCGATCTGTACCAGTGCGTGCGGCCGGTGCAGTACTTCAAGGGCGTGCCGTCGCCGCTCAAGCAGCCGGAACTGACCAACATGGTCATCTTCCGCGAGAACACCGAAGACATCTACGCCGGTATCGAGTGGCAGGCTGAGTCCGAAGGCGCGAAGAAGGTCATCAAGTTCCTGACCGAAGAAATGGGCGTCAAGAAGATCCGCTTCCCGGAAACCTCGGGCATCGGCATCAAGCCGGTTTCCAAGCAGGGCACCGAGCGCCTGGTGCGCGCTGCGCTGCAGTATGTGATCGACAACGATCGCAAGTCGCTGACCATCGTGCACAAGGGCAACATCATGAAGTTCACCGAAGGTGGCTTCCGTGACTGGGCCTACGCGCTGGCGAAGAACGAATTCGGCGCGGTGGAAATCGACGGCGGCCCGTGGTGCAAGTTCACGAACCCGAAGACGGGTCGTGAAGTGATCGTCAAGGACGCCATCGCCGACGCCTTCCTGCAGCAGATCCTGCTGCGTCCGGCCGAATACGACACCATTGCCACGCTGAACCTGAACGGCGACTACATTTCCGACGCGCTGGCCGCACAGGTCGGCGGCATCGGCATCGCCCCGGGTGCGAACATCTCGGACAAGTACGCCTGCTTCGAGGCGACCCACGGCACCGCGCCGAAGTACGCCGGCAAGGACAAGGTGAACCCGGGTTCGCTGATCCTCTCGGCCGAAATGATGCTGCGCCACCTGGGCTGGAAGGAAGCGGCCGACCTTGTGATCAAGGGCATGGAAGGTGCGATCGCCGCGAAGACCGTGACCTACGACTTCGCCCGCCTGATGGACGGCGCGACCGAAGTGTCGTGCTCGGCCTTCGGCGACGCGATGATCGCGCAGATGTAA